Below is a genomic region from Microbacterium esteraromaticum.
TCGCACGAAGGCTGCGACGCCTCTGGGCGACAGATCTGCTGCGGCGAGTGCGCGTCGCGGCGGCGGTGGGATCGTCAGCAGGGCCACGCCGGCGATGCCCAGCAGCAGAGGCAGAAGCGCCCGAACCTCCAAGGGCAGCCCCTGGCCCGGCATCCAGAAGGACGTCACAGCGGGAGCCAAGCCGATGATCAGCGCGGGGACGCCGCCCGCGAGCGCCGAGGTGAGGCGCAGCGATCCCGGCTGGGTCACTCGCGATCCGCGTCGGGACAGATGAAGCACGATCCCGATCGCGACCGCAAGGACGAACGGCCCCCACAACAGCATCCACAACATCATCCTGCCCATGAGCCGCTCCTTCGAAGTCAGTCACCCTTGTGGCACAAAATGTATCGTCGAGTTGCTACAAGATCAAGGATAGGATGCTGCTCAGCACGGACGCGCAGCTCGTTTCACCTGGTCAGCGCACCGAGCCGGGCGCCGAGCCCGGCTGCGAGGACGTGAGCGTGAGCCAGGGGCAGCCACCAGCAGGTCCAGGAGTGAGCACCCGTCCCCGTCTCCGGGTCGTCTTCGCCGGCCGGCCACCTGCGGGTGATGTCGGCGCCTTCGACGGACAGCTCGAAGAAGTGCCGCCGCGCGATCTCGTCACGTACCGGGGCCAGGTCGTAGTCCTCGACGCCGAGCTGACGCACGACCTCGCCCCGCAGGCCCGTCTCCTCACGCAGCTCTCGCATAGCGGCATCGGCCGGACTCTCTCCGTCCTCGACCGAACCGGCCGGCACCTGCACCCCCGCGGTGGTCAGCGGCACGTCGTCGTGGGTGAACACCAGCAGGTGCCCCTCGTGCACGACGTAGCAGACGACCTTCGCCACGATCCGCGTCATCGCCGGAAGCCCGCCTGGACGCGGCCGCCGGCGCGATCGAGCTCAGCCTGCACCTGGTCGGCGAAGGCGGCGTGGTCCCCGGATGTCAAGGCGGCCGCCAGCGCACCTGCGCGCGTGGCGTCCCATTCTCGGAGGCGTCGGGGAAGCCATTTGCCGGTGCCGATCCACCTCCCTGCCGTCAGGAGCATGAGTTCTGCCGTGCGCTCGAACAGCAGGCCGGCGACCACCTGCTTCTCGAGACCATCCGCGATGTCGCGTAGGTCATCGAGCAGATCGGTGATGATGTATCGGCGGAGCCGGGATTCGGCATCCGACAGGTTGGGCCCCTCAGCCAGCCGGTCGGCCCAGAACGTTCGCATCGCGTCCAGACCGTGATCTCGGCGCACCGGAATGCCCCGTACGAGCATCTCCACGATCACAGGACGGTGGCGTTCCATATCTCGCGTGGCCCACTCATCGAAGCCCTGTGGGGTGTAGGCGAACACCTCGAAGACCTCACCTTCGAAGGAGTATGTCGCGGCCTCGCCGATTCGGTCGTCGCCGAACAGGTCGTCGCCGATCAACAGCAGGTCGATGTCGCTGCTGGCCGTGCGCTCCCCGCGCGCGGTGCTGCCGGCCAAGACCGCGATGGTGGCGCGGGGATAGTTCGCGCTGACGAAGCGCTCAGCGACGGCGGTGAAGCTCATCTTCGACAGCGTAGTCAACGTGCGGTCGGCGCCTCCGAGGCGCCCGTCGACCGGGCGGCCCTACCGGAACTCGATCGTGCCCTCCGCGACATCCACCTCGACGACCCGCAGCGGCAG
It encodes:
- a CDS encoding NUDIX hydrolase; protein product: MTRIVAKVVCYVVHEGHLLVFTHDDVPLTTAGVQVPAGSVEDGESPADAAMRELREETGLRGEVVRQLGVEDYDLAPVRDEIARRHFFELSVEGADITRRWPAGEDDPETGTGAHSWTCWWLPLAHAHVLAAGLGARLGALTR
- a CDS encoding nucleotidyltransferase domain-containing protein, which produces MSFTAVAERFVSANYPRATIAVLAGSTARGERTASSDIDLLLIGDDLFGDDRIGEAATYSFEGEVFEVFAYTPQGFDEWATRDMERHRPVIVEMLVRGIPVRRDHGLDAMRTFWADRLAEGPNLSDAESRLRRYIITDLLDDLRDIADGLEKQVVAGLLFERTAELMLLTAGRWIGTGKWLPRRLREWDATRAGALAAALTSGDHAAFADQVQAELDRAGGRVQAGFRR